One window of the Cydia splendana chromosome 18, ilCydSple1.2, whole genome shotgun sequence genome contains the following:
- the LOC134799419 gene encoding HSPB1-associated protein 1 homolog, with protein sequence MTEMLSSDLVRKITQNVTVPLVFRNFISDWPLCQWDMEKWCSAFGNKEVPFRCLRKHLVSDEPSWERKCVVKSITFKDFITQSPKSEQWMYFDYKHLPQWFDENAEFLKEVSWQKFGYPDKGAADSTLWVGSSGAHTPAHQDTYGYNIVAQLYGKKRWILFPPESGGMKPTRVPYEESSIYSDLNFYCPNNMEAFNGLSGGLTVELCAGDALVVPRGWWHYVQNVDSVNITLNMWLPHEKDNSTRVSEALTKIMVAQVCKDLPQDTAKLLVNPNEDDLSDTPLAVLFLQLESVTKSYLDSRRKLRRIKRQRTCDDEANPRDIETFDLQDVLKDHKNLEVPPTITAEELIDLLKRNVREFANTGVSFDEDEIDGTRSLCLTKAVIDAFSDSNVIELVKQNLFSRLK encoded by the exons ATGACTGAAATGTTGTCTAGCGACTTAGTTCGCAAAATTACTCAAAATGTGACTGTGCCGCTTGTGTTCCGAAATTTTATATCAGACTGGCCATTATGCCAATGGGACATGGAAAAATGGTGTTCAGCTTTTGGGAATAAAGAAGTGCCGTTTAGGTGTTTAAGGAAACATCTGGTTTCCGACGAGCCTTCTTGGGAGAGGAAATGTGTAGTGAAATCTATCACATTCAAGGACTTCATCACCCAGTCTCCTAAGAGTGAACAATGGATGTATTTCGATTATAAACATTTACCCCAGTGGTTTGACGAAAACGCCGAGTTTCTTAAG gaaGTATCCTGGCAAAAGTTTGGCTACCCGGACAAGGGAGCCGCGGACTCAACTCTATGGGTAGGAAGCAGTGGCGCGCACACCCCGGCACACCAGGACACTTATGGATACAATATTGTAGCCCAACTTTATGGAAA AAAGCGCTGGATTCTCTTCCCTCCAGAGTCAGGAGGCATGAAGCCCACCAGAGTCCCCTATGAGGAGTCTAGTATCTACAGTGATCTGAATTTTTACTGCCCCAACAATATGGAAGCCTTTAATG GGTTGAGTGGAGGGCTAACGGTGGAGCTGTGCGCCGGCGACGCGCTGGTCGTGCCGCGCGGCTGGTGGCACTACGTCCAGAACGTCGACAGCGTGAACATCACGCTCAACATGTGGCTGCCGCAC GAGAAAGACAATTCGACCCGAGTTTCGGAAGCTCTCACCAAGATAATGGTGGCCCAAGTGTGTAAAGACCTCCCCCAAGACACGGCCAAGCTGCTTGTCAACCCTAACGAG gATGACTTATCAGACACCCCCCTAGCAGTGCTGTTTCTCCAACTAGAATCCGTGACCAAATCCTATCTGGACAGTCGTCGCAAGCTACGACGCATCAAGCGGCAGCGTACTTGCGACGACGAAGCTAACCCTCGAGACATCGAAACCTTCGACCTACAAGATGTGCTTAAAGACCACAAGAACTTGGAGGTACCCCCCACTATAACCGCTGAGGAACTTATAGACTTATTGAAAAGGAATGTAAGAGAGTTTGCGAATACAGGAGTGTCTTTTGATGAGGATGAGATAGATGGGACGAGGAGTCTTTGTTTGACGAAGGCGGTTATAGATGCGTTCAGCGATAGTAATGTTATTGAATTAGTGAAACAGAATCTCTTTTCTCGTTTGAAGTga
- the LOC134799396 gene encoding uncharacterized protein LOC134799396, with product MDVNIISENKDGDSTRPISPEAPSILDVPNQKLEGTKKKRRRGKSKRKIMKPFVKTPWQDGRKYDKSIRNYRFRKMVLANTHAPFNNNQFLMEIHKPEPENNFHDLQTPSARTRDSSFSVDSEDNYFFSLPEDEEEYLTKEFSSVYEDAQSERLSNMSKSELIQEYLLLEAKYDNLVKRSDRRPKGMDEDKDTTGELDNSLDKDGMMIEKDTSGTSIESNVTEESSSDLLQRLKEQEDQIRELQDANEKLRLDNEHLRQRTQSSSSEDSESDSSTSASDSSSSRSASPVEELATEVEVNGYASTEEPVIVNGVNGTAEAAEPQPLVNGFHDPNELELDEDP from the coding sequence ATGGATGTAAATATCATTTCGGAAAATAAAGATGGCGATTCGACGCGCCCCATTTCCCCAGAGGCGCCATCTATATTGGATGTGCCAAATCAAAAGCTTGAAGGAACCAAGAAGAAAAGGCGACGCGGGAAGTCTAAAAGGAAAATCATGAAACCTTTTGTGAAGACTCCTTGGCAAGATGGAAGAAAGTACGATAAATCCATAAGGAATTATCGGTTCAGGAAAATGGTTCTGGCGAACACTCATGCTCCTTTCAACAACAATCAGTTTTTAATGGAAATTCATAAACCAGAACCTGAAAATAATTTTCATGATCTCCAAACCCCATCAGCGCGCACTCGGGACTCAAGTTTCAGCGTAGATTCTGaggataattactttttttctcTACCAGAGGATGAGGAAGAATATTTAACAAAAGAATTTTCTAGTGTTTATGAGGATGCTCAAAGTGAACGTTTGTCAAATATGTCTAAGAGTGAACTGATCCAGGAATATCTTCTACTTGAAGCTAAATATGATAATCTTGTCAAGAGGAGTGATCGGCGACCCAAAGGAATGGATGAAGACAAAGACACTACAGGTGAACTAGATAATTCACTTGATAAGGATGGTATGATGATTGAGAAAGACACTTCAGGGACTTCCATTGAATCTAATGTTACCGAAGAATCTTCCAGTGATTTGTTACAACGCCTGAAGGAGCAGGAGGACCAGATTCGTGAACTTCAAGATGCCAATGAGAAGCTTCGCCTGGACAATGAGCATTTAAGACAGAGAACACAGAGCTCATCCAGTGAGGACTCTGAGAGTGATAGCTCTACCTCAGCAAGTGACAGCAGCTCCAGCCGGAGTGCCAGTCCAGTTGAGGAACTGGCCACAGAAGTGGAGGTTAATGGATATGCATCTACAGAGGAGCCCGTGATAGTCAACGGAGTGAATGGCACGGCAGAAGCTGCTGAGCCCCAGCCCCTTGTGAATGGTTTTCATGACCCTAATGAACTGGAGCTTGATGAAGATCCATAA
- the LOC134799421 gene encoding very long chain fatty acid elongase AAEL008004-like: MALILKAAVRLYYYLNEDIADPRTQNWFLMRTPWPGVAIIVLYLASVFYWLPAFMRSRRAYDLRGVIAVYNATQIIMCGYVVYKSLVLGWFSHYRLFCQPVDEGPNSVEYAWHVCYAYFYIKIIDLLDTVFFILRKKQEQVTFLHVYHHFGVIMVAWGITKWVPGGHMTMLVTLNSFVHMVMYTYYLLTVWDDSYRHSLWWKKHVTQLQLLQFTYLMVHFGALVVKRECDYPRPCAYIMFPQNLFMVLMFGDFYYRTYIKKKPKQ; encoded by the exons atggcgcTTATTTTAAAAGCTGCAGTgagattatattattatttaaatgaagATATTGCAG ATCCGCGAACTCAAAACTGGTTCCTTATGAGGACGCCATGGCCGGGGGTAGCCATCATCGTGCTCTACTTGGCGTCCGTGTTCTACTGGCTGCCGGCGTTCATGCGCTCGCGGCGCGCTTACGATCTGCGCGGCGTCATCGCGGTCTACAACGCCACGCAGATCATTATGTGTGGCTACGTGGTTTATAAA AGTCTCGTGCTGGGTTGGTTCAGCCACTATCGCCTGTTCTGTCAGCCGGTGGACGAGGGCCCTAACAGCGTAGAGTACGCGTGGCACGTCTGCTACGCGTACTTCTACATCAAGATTATTGACCTACTGGACACG GTTTTCTTCATATTGAGGAAGAAGCAAGAACAAGTGACGTTCCTGCACGTGTACCATCACTTCGGCGTGATAATGGTGGCGTGGGGCATCACCAAGTGGGTGCCAG GCGGGCACATGACAATGCTGGTGACTCTCAACTCGTTCGTGCACATGGTGATGTACACGTACTACCTGCTCACAGTCTGGGACGATTCCTACAGGCACTCGCTGTGGTGGAAGAAACACGTTACGCAGCTGCAACTA TTGCAGTTCACATATCTGATGGTACACTTTGGCGCGCTCGTGGTGAAGCGCGAGTGCGACTACCCGCGGCCCTGCGCCTACATTATGTTCCCGCAGAACCTCTTCATGGTGCTCATGTTCGGGGACTTTTATTATAGAACTTATATTAAGAAGAAACCCAAGCAATAG
- the LOC134799398 gene encoding tRNA-specific adenosine deaminase 2 — MVDLMKRALELAKEALVAQEVPVGCVFTDGERILAESRNCVNLTRNPTRHAEINCIDTVIDYCKTNNVNYKELFRKITVYVTVEPCIMCAAALNYLHVKEVVYGCPNDRFGGKTVVDVSNYYEHSYTLTGNLMADEAMALLKQFYKGVNPNAPEPKVKKKKDNE, encoded by the coding sequence ATGGTCGATCTAATGAAAAGAGCCCTTGAGCTAGCGAAGGAAGCACTGGTCGCGCAGGAGGTACCCGTTGGCTGCGTGTTCACAGATGGCGAAAGAATACTCGCAGAATCAAGAAACTGCGTGAACTTGACTCGGAACCCTACAAGACACGCTGAAATCAACTGTATAGACACTGTGATTGACTACTGCAAAACAAATAACGTAAATTATAAGGAATTATTTCGTAAAATAACCGTGTATGTAACAGTTGAGCCATGTATAATGTGTGCAGCGGCTCTCAATTACCTACATGTTAAGGAAGTAGTGTATGGTTGTCCTAATGATAGGTTTGGGGGAAAGACTGTAGTAGATGTTAGTAATTACTATGAACACAGCTACACACTGACTGGGAACCTGATGGCAGATGAGGCCATGGCCTTGCTAAAACAGTTCTACAAGGGTGTCAATCCCAATGCACCAGAACCAAAAGTTAAAAAGAAAAAGGATAATGAATGA
- the LOC134799201 gene encoding single-strand selective monofunctional uracil DNA glycosylase — protein MEAEVVSSFFSNHNEIQASKDIGDEFLELIGDLNFSLEQLKLPRSVECIYNPTLYARETFEMYIKKFCTTKKDIMYFGMNPGPWGMSQTGVPFGEISSVRDWLGIHGPVNKPDNEIKDRPVQGFECTRTEVSGKRFWGLFKEVCGTPENFFRTSFVYNYLPQQWMKNNGCNLTPGDFRISEMQALFDICDPIFIKVLELYDVKTIVAIGKFCETRAQKALKMHIPHKTYQILYIPHPSPRAVNNNDWDKKAVEYLKNLNLMQYYT, from the exons ATGGAAGCTGAAGTAGTATCTTCTTTTTTCTCAAATCACAACGAAATTCAGGCATCCAAGGATATAGGCGACGAGTTCCTAGAACTCATTGGTGATTTAAATTTCTCCTTGGAACAACTCAAACTGCCGCGATCTGTAGAATGCATTTACAATCCTACGTTATATGCGCGGGAAACTTTTGAAATGTATATCAAAAAGTTTTGTACCACGAAAAAGGATATAATGTATTTCGGAATGAACCCTGGACCATGGGGCATGTCACAGACTGGA GTGCCATTTGGAGAAATCAGTTCAGTCAGAGACTGGCTAGGTATTCACGGGCCAGTCAATAAACCTGACAACGAAATTAAAGATCGCCCAGTACAAGGTTTTGAGTGTACTAGGACTGAG GTAAGCGGGAAAAGATTTTGGGGACTATTCAAGGAAGTCTGTGGTACTCCGGAGAACTTTTTTAGAACCAGTTTTGTCTACAATTACCTGCCCCAGCAATGGATGAAGAATAATGGTTGCAATCTCACTCCTGGCGATTTTAGG atttcAGAAATGCAAGCCCTATTTGATATCTGTGATCCTATCTTCATTAAAGTCCTGGAACTGTATGATGTAAAAACTATTGTGGCCATCGGAAAGTTTTGTGAAACAAGAGCCCAGAAAGCTTTGAAGATGCACATTCCACATAAAACCTATCAG ATACTTTACATTCCACATCCAAGCCCCAGAGCTGTGAACAACAATGACTGGGACAAAAAAGCTGTAGAATACTTGAAGAATCTAAATCTAATGCAATATTACACATGA